One Actinosynnema pretiosum DNA segment encodes these proteins:
- a CDS encoding helix-turn-helix transcriptional regulator, which produces MRADRLLSMMLLLQSHGKLSARTLSKRLEVSTRTVMRDVAALSATGVPVYTERGPNGGIALLPDFRTDVTGLTAEESKALFVLLTDRAHADLGLAPALRSALRKVMAALPENHRGQAEATSRLVLVDPARWRGTRAPAPDALAPVQEAVFTGRRLHLRYRDGKGALTTRTTDPHGLVNKAGTWYLVASHRGAHRLFRLDRVLSATVLDQQAQHSPHELADLWDQLRKRVDEASAQLVATVAVRRPLLPRFLVFHAQDLEGDPEDLDEDRALVRLRFRAVPAATTLLSFGADVEVLDPPELRTELAARAAAVTELYRTDPPPPAS; this is translated from the coding sequence GTGCGAGCCGACCGGCTGCTGTCGATGATGCTGCTGCTCCAGTCGCACGGCAAGCTGTCGGCGCGCACCCTCTCCAAGCGCCTGGAGGTGTCCACCCGCACGGTCATGCGGGACGTCGCGGCCCTGTCCGCGACCGGCGTCCCGGTCTACACCGAGCGCGGACCGAACGGCGGCATCGCGCTGCTGCCGGACTTCCGCACCGACGTCACCGGCCTGACCGCCGAGGAGTCCAAGGCCCTGTTCGTGCTGCTCACCGATCGCGCGCACGCCGACCTGGGCCTGGCCCCCGCGCTGCGCTCGGCGCTGCGCAAGGTGATGGCCGCCCTGCCCGAGAACCACCGCGGGCAGGCCGAGGCCACCAGCAGACTGGTGCTGGTGGACCCCGCGCGCTGGCGCGGCACACGGGCGCCGGCCCCGGACGCGCTGGCCCCGGTCCAGGAAGCGGTCTTCACCGGCCGCCGCCTGCACCTGCGCTACCGCGATGGCAAGGGCGCGCTGACCACTCGCACCACCGACCCGCACGGCCTAGTCAACAAGGCGGGCACCTGGTACCTGGTGGCGAGCCACCGAGGCGCGCACCGCCTGTTCCGCCTGGACCGCGTCCTGTCCGCGACGGTCCTGGACCAGCAGGCCCAGCACTCGCCCCACGAGCTGGCCGACCTGTGGGACCAGCTGCGCAAGCGCGTCGACGAGGCCTCGGCCCAGCTCGTGGCGACCGTGGCCGTGCGCCGCCCGCTCCTGCCCCGCTTCCTGGTGTTCCACGCCCAGGACCTGGAGGGCGACCCCGAGGACCTGGACGAGGACCGCGCACTGGTGCGCCTGCGCTTCCGCGCGGTGCCCGCGGCCACGACCCTGCTGTCGTTCGGCGCCGACGTGGAGGTACTCGACCCACCGGAACTGCGCACCGAGCTCGCCGCCCGAGCAGCGGCCGTCACCGAGCTGTACCGAACCGACCCACCACCTCCCGCCTCATGA
- a CDS encoding TetR/AcrR family transcriptional regulator produces the protein MSAPVEETPPATPEGVRRGRPPKGAAQLSRAVILDAAVAVADAEGVSAVSMRSVARRLGVDAKSLYNHVEGKDGLLDALAEHVLLGIRLPEPTGVPEDDLRAIAVEFRRGALAHPGVAALVLTRQLSSMAGLAPIEAALSVLLRAGIEPEEAVHLLRALLAAVVGTLLREVSAGPELGTADPVGIARRRAVLASSGLPGLVAAAPHLARCDHDREFDYTVELLVRAVSARLSGRSSTCGR, from the coding sequence GTGAGCGCCCCAGTTGAGGAGACCCCGCCCGCCACACCCGAGGGCGTCCGCCGAGGACGCCCGCCGAAGGGAGCGGCGCAGCTGTCCAGGGCGGTGATCCTGGACGCCGCGGTGGCGGTGGCCGACGCGGAGGGAGTCTCGGCGGTCTCGATGCGCAGCGTCGCCCGCAGGCTCGGCGTGGACGCCAAGAGCCTCTACAACCACGTCGAGGGCAAGGACGGGCTGCTCGACGCGCTCGCCGAGCACGTCCTGCTGGGCATCCGGCTGCCTGAGCCGACGGGTGTGCCCGAGGACGACCTGCGGGCCATCGCGGTGGAGTTCCGCAGGGGCGCGCTCGCCCATCCGGGCGTGGCCGCGCTCGTGCTGACCCGCCAGCTGTCCTCGATGGCCGGGCTCGCGCCGATCGAGGCGGCGCTGTCGGTGCTGCTGCGGGCGGGGATCGAACCGGAGGAGGCGGTCCACCTGCTGCGGGCGCTGCTGGCGGCCGTGGTGGGCACGCTGCTGCGCGAGGTGTCCGCGGGGCCCGAGCTGGGCACGGCGGATCCGGTGGGCATCGCCCGCAGGCGTGCCGTGCTGGCCTCGTCGGGACTGCCGGGGCTGGTCGCCGCCGCGCCGCACCTGGCCCGGTGCGATCACGACCGGGAGTTCGACTACACCGTCGAGCTGCTGGTGCGGGCGGTCAGCGCGCGGCTGTCGGGGCGGTCGAGCACGTGTGGCCGTTGA